Proteins from a genomic interval of Brachybacterium vulturis:
- a CDS encoding HPr family phosphocarrier protein yields MPARTVKVASSSGLHARPAAIFSQAASEQPVAVTIETAEAAPVRASSILMLLTLDVGHGDEVTLRAEGEGAEAALDLLASLLQSNLDEEFQNS; encoded by the coding sequence ATGCCAGCACGTACCGTGAAGGTCGCGAGCTCCAGCGGCCTCCATGCCCGCCCCGCCGCGATCTTCTCCCAGGCGGCCAGCGAGCAGCCCGTCGCCGTCACGATCGAGACCGCGGAGGCGGCACCGGTGAGGGCCTCCAGCATCCTCATGCTGCTGACCCTGGACGTCGGTCATGGTGACGAGGTGACGCTGCGCGCCGAAGGAGAGGGTGCCGAGGCAGCCCTCGACCTGCTCGCCTCCCTGCTCCAGAGCAACCTCGATGAGGAGTTCCAGAACAGCTGA
- a CDS encoding TetR/AcrR family transcriptional regulator, with protein MPSTSERAEDPRPARTRAAIFAAARALTVSDGEVTVNALAKRAGVSRAAFYSHFSGLDDLMGAMLTQMFDHAHERSTACARDGRTVQERVRFGFGMLVAYVERHHTFLRGALDWKFSRRTYLVLVDTMTELHAEATDRLGDAVPEHLRTEDARRAIVGGSLALCEHWLVTTEQAAADGGVPDATGLLDSILAIAPSWYTGLEPGAPTGAAELLEICRQVTADEES; from the coding sequence ATGCCCAGCACGAGTGAGCGCGCCGAGGATCCCCGACCTGCACGGACCAGGGCGGCGATCTTCGCTGCCGCCCGCGCCCTCACCGTCTCCGACGGCGAGGTGACCGTCAACGCCCTGGCCAAGCGCGCCGGCGTCAGCCGTGCCGCGTTCTACAGCCATTTCTCGGGCCTCGACGACCTGATGGGGGCGATGCTGACGCAGATGTTCGACCACGCCCACGAACGCAGCACCGCCTGCGCCCGGGATGGCCGGACCGTCCAGGAGCGGGTGCGGTTCGGCTTCGGGATGCTGGTGGCGTACGTCGAACGGCACCACACCTTCCTGCGCGGTGCGCTGGACTGGAAGTTCTCCCGCCGCACCTACCTGGTCCTCGTCGACACCATGACCGAGCTGCACGCCGAGGCGACCGACCGCCTCGGGGACGCGGTGCCCGAGCATCTGCGGACCGAGGACGCCCGCCGCGCCATCGTCGGCGGCAGCCTGGCTCTGTGCGAGCACTGGCTGGTGACCACGGAGCAGGCGGCCGCGGACGGCGGAGTGCCGGACGCCACCGGCCTGCTCGACTCGATCCTGGCCATCGCCCCGAGCTGGTACACGGGTCTGGAGCCGGGGGCGCCGACCGGCGCCGCGGAGCTGCTGGAGATCTGCCGGCAGGTCACGGCCGACGAGGAGAGCTGA
- a CDS encoding sulfurtransferase — MTVPADPTPALQEYARPEKLVSTQWLADQLAAGRPEGLVVVESDEDVLLYETGHIPGAVKIDWHLDLNDPVTRDYVDGAGFATLMDASGISRETTVVIYGDKSNWWAAYALWVFELFGHQDVRLLDGGRAAWQAEGRELTTSEQGKPAPTTGYPVVERQDAPIRAYREDVLDFLGGPLIDVRSPQEYTGERTHMPDYPQEGTVRGGHIPTARSVPWARAAAEDGRFRTRAELEQIYQSELGFDAATATVVYCRIGERSAHTWFVLTHLLGFTDVRNYDGSWTEWGNGVRLPIAQGTEPGEVPVR, encoded by the coding sequence ATGACCGTTCCTGCTGATCCGACCCCCGCCCTGCAGGAGTACGCCCGGCCGGAGAAGCTGGTGAGCACGCAGTGGCTCGCCGATCAGCTCGCCGCCGGCCGCCCCGAGGGCCTGGTCGTCGTCGAGTCCGACGAGGACGTGCTGCTGTACGAGACCGGCCACATCCCCGGCGCGGTGAAGATCGACTGGCACCTGGACCTCAACGATCCGGTCACCCGCGACTACGTCGACGGCGCCGGCTTCGCCACGCTCATGGACGCCTCCGGCATTTCCCGCGAGACCACCGTGGTGATCTACGGCGACAAGTCGAACTGGTGGGCCGCCTACGCGCTGTGGGTCTTCGAGCTGTTCGGCCACCAGGACGTGCGCCTGCTCGACGGCGGCCGCGCCGCCTGGCAGGCCGAGGGCCGCGAGCTGACCACCTCCGAGCAGGGCAAGCCCGCCCCCACCACCGGCTACCCGGTCGTGGAGCGCCAGGACGCCCCGATCCGCGCCTACCGCGAGGACGTGCTGGACTTCCTCGGCGGGCCGCTGATCGACGTGCGCTCCCCGCAGGAGTACACCGGCGAGCGCACCCACATGCCGGACTACCCGCAGGAGGGCACCGTGCGCGGCGGGCACATCCCCACCGCCCGCTCCGTGCCGTGGGCCCGCGCCGCCGCCGAGGACGGCCGGTTCAGGACGCGCGCCGAGCTGGAGCAGATCTACCAGTCCGAGCTCGGCTTCGACGCCGCCACGGCGACGGTCGTGTACTGCCGCATCGGCGAGCGCTCGGCCCACACCTGGTTCGTGCTCACCCACCTGCTGGGCTTCACGGACGTGCGCAACTACGACGGCTCCTGGACCGAATGGGGCAACGGCGTGCGCCTGCCGATCGCGCAGGGCACCGAGCCGGGTGAGGTCCCCGTCCGATGA
- a CDS encoding SufE family protein has product MSDSTALPGAFAEIADDFHALSGRDRLQLLLDFSNDLPALPERYADHPELLEPVPECQSPIFLITEVQGTGREATARLFFSAPPEAPTTRGFASILAEALDGRTVGEVLDTPESVTGALGLAEVVSPLRLNGMAGMLVRIKRQLAEKSAP; this is encoded by the coding sequence ATGAGCGACAGCACCGCCCTGCCCGGGGCCTTCGCCGAGATCGCGGACGACTTCCACGCCCTGTCCGGTCGGGACCGGCTGCAGCTGCTGCTGGACTTCTCGAACGATCTGCCGGCCCTGCCCGAGCGCTATGCCGACCATCCCGAGCTGCTCGAGCCGGTGCCCGAGTGCCAGTCCCCGATCTTCCTGATCACGGAGGTCCAGGGCACGGGCCGGGAGGCGACGGCACGGCTGTTCTTCTCGGCCCCGCCGGAGGCGCCGACCACGCGCGGCTTCGCCTCGATCCTCGCCGAGGCGCTCGATGGCCGCACCGTCGGCGAGGTGCTGGACACCCCCGAGTCGGTCACCGGCGCGCTGGGATTGGCCGAGGTGGTCAGTCCGCTGCGGCTGAACGGCATGGCCGGGATGCTGGTCCGGATCAAGCGGCAGCTCGCGGAGAAGTCCGCGCCCTGA
- a CDS encoding VOC family protein: MENLEQEPALPVLDVIVLDCPDALQLATFYAKLLGWRVQEGSDSDWAELLPPRGRVSAEEPDGQASLAFQRIDDYQRPTWPGGTHPQQFHLDLAVSDIEAAEPRALALGAVVHEHQPSGSGSFRVYLDPAGHPFCLCRSV, translated from the coding sequence ATGGAGAACCTCGAGCAGGAACCCGCCCTCCCCGTCCTCGATGTCATCGTCCTGGACTGCCCCGACGCGCTGCAGCTCGCGACCTTCTACGCCAAGCTCCTGGGCTGGCGCGTTCAGGAGGGCAGCGACTCGGACTGGGCCGAGCTGCTCCCGCCGCGCGGCAGGGTCTCGGCTGAGGAGCCCGACGGGCAGGCCTCCCTCGCCTTCCAGCGGATCGACGACTACCAGCGCCCCACCTGGCCGGGCGGCACCCATCCCCAGCAGTTCCATCTCGACCTCGCCGTCTCCGACATCGAGGCGGCCGAGCCGCGGGCACTGGCCCTGGGGGCGGTGGTCCATGAGCACCAGCCCTCGGGCTCGGGCAGCTTCCGCGTCTATCTCGACCCCGCCGGCCACCCGTTCTGCCTCTGCCGCTCCGTCTGA
- a CDS encoding helix-turn-helix domain-containing protein encodes MAAGDDERFAVELRRAIEQSGLTLTAISHRLRARHRPVSVATLSNWQSGRSLPGGEQSLGVVAALEELLGRAPESLADLVGAPRLRGRSVRTTSFLGHRSSKEVFNDALRELGFTSAQQYAHERVFHQHATIDSSQDVQSFDFGLIVRALESGVCRLPAVYVLEPAEPNIAPHFIPVQGCSIGRRVSWPEHRVYGVELLVDGHLDAGQVAAFDYRVELSARATDMTAVVYSLPRRANDALIEVEFRGDRRPVDCVRYQRTESGETTSSVRLDRRERLQVSEARFGPGTLGLRWKWENECEDDEDDEDDGTEREDDEPGSDRAMARTGPRTGPPRP; translated from the coding sequence ATGGCAGCAGGTGATGACGAGAGATTCGCAGTTGAGCTGCGCAGAGCCATCGAGCAGAGCGGCCTGACCCTGACCGCGATCTCCCACCGTTTGCGGGCGCGCCACCGACCGGTCAGCGTCGCCACGCTGAGCAACTGGCAGTCGGGCCGGAGCCTGCCCGGCGGGGAGCAGTCACTCGGTGTGGTGGCGGCGCTCGAGGAGCTGCTGGGGCGGGCTCCCGAGTCGCTCGCGGACCTGGTGGGGGCGCCACGACTGCGGGGACGGTCCGTGCGGACCACGTCCTTCCTCGGCCACCGCTCCAGCAAGGAGGTGTTCAACGACGCGCTCCGGGAGCTGGGGTTCACCTCCGCGCAGCAGTACGCCCATGAACGGGTGTTCCATCAGCACGCGACCATCGACTCGTCGCAGGATGTCCAGAGCTTCGACTTCGGCCTGATCGTGCGGGCCCTCGAGTCCGGGGTGTGCCGTCTGCCGGCGGTGTACGTCCTGGAGCCGGCGGAGCCGAACATCGCGCCGCACTTCATCCCGGTCCAGGGGTGCTCGATCGGGCGCCGAGTGAGCTGGCCCGAGCACCGGGTCTACGGCGTCGAGCTGCTGGTGGACGGCCACCTCGATGCCGGCCAGGTCGCGGCCTTCGACTACCGGGTCGAGCTGAGCGCCCGGGCCACGGACATGACGGCGGTCGTGTACAGCCTCCCGCGGCGGGCCAACGACGCGCTGATCGAGGTCGAGTTCCGCGGCGACCGGAGGCCGGTGGACTGCGTGCGATACCAGCGCACGGAATCCGGTGAGACCACCTCCAGCGTGCGCCTGGACCGTCGCGAACGGCTCCAGGTCAGCGAGGCCCGTTTCGGGCCCGGGACGCTCGGGCTGCGGTGGAAGTGGGAGAACGAGTGCGAGGACGACGAGGACGACGAGGACGACGGGACCGAGCGGGAGGACGACGAGCCCGGCTCCGACCGCGCCATGGCGCGCACGGGCCCCCGCACAGGTCCTCCCCGGCCGTGA
- a CDS encoding universal stress protein — protein sequence MGFTGQDIVVGYDDTTASMAAVHWAADLARSTQSGLHLVHAWTWPLLGQGVTGIPVLDPTGPRNQAMRLLDDAAERIALRFPEVTVTAELLQGMPREALEEISERTDLLVVGTRGLGAVMGTLLGSVSRGILHDAGCPVAVIRSDQHRAGPVLAAYDGSEAAGEAVDEAADLAAAWAAVLRVIHVRSGSHAPSSGGAEVWRAGSRSRGVLEEGAARAAARHEGLEVQARMIEDRTVAEGMLSAATGARMLVIGHRGLSRGAFGSTAHAVVLHATGNVAVVRPAKRE from the coding sequence ATGGGATTCACCGGTCAGGACATCGTGGTGGGTTACGACGACACCACCGCATCGATGGCGGCCGTCCACTGGGCCGCGGATCTCGCCCGGAGCACGCAGTCCGGGCTGCACCTCGTCCACGCCTGGACCTGGCCCCTGCTCGGACAGGGCGTGACGGGGATCCCGGTGCTCGACCCGACAGGGCCGCGCAATCAGGCCATGAGGCTCCTCGATGATGCCGCCGAGCGCATCGCCCTGCGGTTCCCCGAGGTGACGGTCACGGCGGAGCTGCTCCAGGGGATGCCGCGGGAGGCGCTCGAGGAGATCTCCGAGCGCACCGACCTGCTGGTCGTCGGCACGCGCGGCCTCGGTGCCGTGATGGGGACGCTGCTGGGGTCCGTCAGCCGCGGGATCCTCCACGACGCGGGCTGTCCGGTGGCCGTGATCCGCTCCGATCAGCACCGGGCGGGCCCGGTGCTCGCTGCGTACGACGGCTCCGAGGCTGCCGGCGAGGCGGTCGACGAGGCGGCTGATCTCGCAGCGGCCTGGGCCGCCGTGCTGCGCGTGATCCATGTGCGGTCGGGGTCGCATGCGCCCTCGTCGGGCGGCGCCGAGGTGTGGCGCGCCGGGAGCCGTTCGCGGGGGGTGCTCGAGGAGGGGGCCGCCCGGGCGGCCGCCCGGCACGAGGGGCTCGAGGTCCAGGCGCGGATGATCGAGGACCGCACGGTCGCCGAGGGGATGCTGAGCGCGGCCACCGGGGCGCGCATGTTGGTGATCGGGCATCGCGGGCTGAGCCGGGGCGCCTTCGGGTCGACCGCGCACGCAGTCGTCCTGCACGCCACGGGGAACGTCGCGGTGGTCCGCCCGGCCAAGCGCGAGTGA
- a CDS encoding M20/M25/M40 family metallo-hydrolase, with the protein MPIAAPTADELAVLQDEAVRFTRELIRIDTTNFGGNDPATWGRGEAEAADHVVALLREVGLEPTVIESHPGRPSVMVRIPGEDRSRGGLILHGHLDVVPARAEDWSVDPFGAEIIDGMIHGRGAVDMKDMVGMILAVARHLARTGQAPPRDLMFAFFADEENGSVWGAQWLVENHPEVFDGMTEAISEVGGYSITLPEQGTGQDVRAYLIQTAEKGLAWGRLRAHGRAGHGSVPNDENAIVRLARAIAAIDAHDFPIEYIASVRALFDGITEITGTGWDEQDIESFLPLTGGARHFVSGTLRDSANLTMVSGGYKVNVIPQTAEAGFDCRFLPGHQEEVLALLDELSGEHVELIIDHVGVSVDSPRESPLVEAMTAAVQAEDPGSKVLPYCLSAGTDNKPLSALGITGYGFAPLQLPADLDFAPLFHGVDERVPVDAVRFGARVLLRLVGEA; encoded by the coding sequence ATGCCGATCGCCGCCCCCACCGCCGATGAGCTCGCCGTGCTGCAGGACGAGGCCGTCCGCTTCACCCGCGAGCTGATCCGCATCGACACCACCAACTTCGGCGGGAACGATCCCGCCACCTGGGGCAGGGGCGAGGCGGAGGCGGCGGATCACGTGGTCGCCCTGCTGCGCGAGGTGGGGCTGGAGCCGACGGTGATCGAGTCCCATCCGGGCCGTCCCAGCGTGATGGTGCGGATCCCCGGTGAGGACCGCTCCCGCGGCGGCCTGATCCTCCACGGCCACCTGGACGTGGTCCCCGCCCGGGCCGAGGACTGGTCCGTGGATCCCTTCGGCGCCGAGATCATCGACGGCATGATCCACGGCCGCGGCGCCGTGGACATGAAGGACATGGTGGGCATGATCCTGGCGGTGGCCCGGCATCTCGCGCGCACCGGGCAGGCCCCGCCCCGCGACCTGATGTTCGCCTTCTTCGCCGACGAGGAGAACGGCAGCGTCTGGGGCGCCCAGTGGCTGGTCGAGAACCACCCCGAGGTGTTCGACGGCATGACCGAGGCGATCAGCGAGGTGGGCGGCTACTCGATCACCCTGCCGGAGCAGGGCACCGGCCAGGACGTGCGCGCCTACCTGATCCAGACCGCCGAGAAGGGCCTGGCCTGGGGGAGGCTGCGCGCCCACGGCCGGGCCGGCCATGGCTCGGTCCCCAACGACGAGAACGCGATCGTGCGCCTGGCCCGGGCGATCGCCGCGATCGACGCCCACGACTTCCCGATCGAGTACATCGCCAGCGTGCGGGCGCTGTTCGACGGGATCACCGAGATCACCGGCACCGGCTGGGACGAGCAGGACATCGAGTCCTTCCTGCCGCTGACGGGCGGAGCCCGCCACTTCGTCTCCGGAACGCTGCGCGACTCGGCGAACCTCACCATGGTCTCCGGCGGCTACAAGGTGAACGTCATCCCACAGACCGCGGAGGCCGGCTTCGACTGCCGCTTCCTCCCCGGCCACCAGGAGGAGGTGCTCGCGCTGCTGGACGAGCTCAGCGGCGAGCACGTCGAGCTGATCATCGATCACGTGGGCGTCTCGGTCGACTCCCCGCGCGAGTCGCCGCTGGTCGAGGCGATGACTGCGGCGGTCCAGGCGGAGGACCCGGGCTCGAAGGTGCTGCCCTACTGCCTCAGCGCCGGGACCGACAACAAGCCGCTGAGCGCCCTGGGCATCACCGGCTACGGCTTCGCGCCGCTGCAGCTGCCGGCCGACCTCGACTTCGCGCCGCTGTTCCACGGCGTCGACGAGCGGGTGCCGGTGGATGCCGTGCGCTTCGGCGCCCGGGTGCTGCTGCGCCTGGTGGGCGAGGCCTGA